In Candidatus Pelagibacter sp. RS39, the following proteins share a genomic window:
- a CDS encoding helix-turn-helix domain-containing protein yields MEDNFNKHLGNKLKLRRLALGLTQTKVAKAINVTFQQIQKYEKGTNGVSSIRLLQLSNYLKVPINYFFEDFSEYLVNLEKSQEGHMNVNYNFLVKLYSELNADQKLKFNKSLQVSNNISKVG; encoded by the coding sequence ATGGAGGATAATTTTAATAAGCATTTAGGCAATAAGCTTAAGCTTAGAAGGTTAGCTTTAGGTTTAACACAAACAAAAGTAGCAAAAGCAATCAACGTCACATTTCAACAAATACAAAAATATGAAAAAGGAACTAACGGAGTTAGTTCGATAAGATTATTACAATTATCAAATTATCTTAAAGTTCCAATAAACTATTTCTTTGAAGATTTTTCAGAATACTTAGTTAATTTAGAAAAATCTCAAGAGGGTCATATGAATGTGAATTATAATTTCTTAGTTAAATTATATTCTGAACTTAATGCTGATCAAAAATTGAAATTTAATAAATCGTTACAGGTTTCAAACAATATTTCAAAAGTTGGATAA
- a CDS encoding potassium transporter Trk, with amino-acid sequence MFKLQIKYLSFFFGIVSILSFFNILYSYYFNLYLNLDTYYFTLLASSTLFITFFKFGKYDIKSNIFQRILTIILGYLLIPLVLSIPFYFSIYNLTFSNSYFEAISGFTSTGFTIFENIKLIDQSLIIWRSTTQWIGGLYFLFSIIYLIDIYDDSFKKTLTNFISFNSSEILKQVTKIFILYSSLTVLIFIILNIFSIRTFDSLNLSLTIISSGGFLPVNELSTIIKENAQIIIFSLLMLFSFFSLFFSYNLIFLRKKNVNFFYEDLHLFVYLIIVTTIFFLFFSFNYDFFINLFAIISSMSNIGFSLSSGQENLNFIYLILVIIGGSFFSTSSGLRFIKIYSLFKFSINQILSFSRPKNVFMNKLIFTKINFNLDEINKYFLTIVIFILSFFILTSLLTLSGITFVNSFKLAILTLMNTVNSSIYGLKEFDFYNLQLLSKYCLIFFMIVGRVELLTILLLIKKFLFKN; translated from the coding sequence ATGTTTAAATTACAGATTAAATATTTAAGTTTTTTTTTTGGTATTGTTTCAATACTTTCTTTTTTTAATATTCTTTATTCTTACTATTTTAATTTATATTTAAATTTAGATACTTATTATTTTACTTTACTAGCATCATCTACTTTATTTATAACTTTTTTTAAATTCGGAAAATATGATATTAAATCTAATATTTTTCAAAGAATATTAACCATTATTTTAGGTTATCTATTAATACCTTTAGTTTTATCAATTCCATTTTATTTCAGTATTTATAATCTAACTTTTTCAAATTCCTATTTTGAAGCAATATCAGGATTTACATCTACCGGTTTTACAATTTTTGAAAATATAAAACTTATTGATCAAAGTCTAATTATCTGGAGATCAACTACTCAATGGATAGGTGGTCTTTATTTTTTGTTCTCTATAATTTATCTAATCGATATTTACGATGACAGCTTTAAAAAAACATTAACAAATTTTATATCTTTTAATAGTTCAGAAATTTTAAAACAAGTGACTAAAATTTTTATTTTATATTCATCATTGACAGTATTAATATTTATAATTTTAAATATTTTTTCAATAAGAACATTTGACTCATTAAATTTGTCTTTAACAATAATTTCATCAGGTGGTTTTTTACCTGTCAATGAATTGTCAACAATAATTAAAGAAAATGCTCAAATAATCATATTTTCATTGTTGATGCTTTTTTCTTTTTTTAGTCTTTTCTTTTCATACAATTTAATTTTTTTAAGAAAAAAAAATGTTAATTTTTTTTATGAAGATCTACACTTATTTGTTTATTTAATAATTGTTACTACTATTTTTTTTCTTTTTTTTAGTTTCAATTATGATTTTTTTATAAATCTTTTTGCAATAATTAGTAGCATGTCTAATATTGGTTTTTCATTAAGTTCTGGCCAAGAAAATTTAAACTTTATATATCTGATCTTGGTAATTATAGGTGGATCTTTTTTTTCAACAAGTTCTGGTTTAAGATTTATAAAAATCTATTCACTATTTAAGTTTTCTATAAATCAAATTTTATCTTTTAGTAGACCTAAAAATGTTTTTATGAACAAGTTAATTTTCACAAAAATTAATTTTAATCTTGATGAAATAAATAAATATTTTCTAACAATAGTAATATTTATTTTATCTTTCTTTATATTAACTTCATTATTAACCTTAAGTGGAATAACATTTGTTAACTCTTTCAAGTTAGCAATTTTAACTTTAATGAATACTGTCAACTCCTCAATCTATGGTTTAAAGGAATTTGATTTTTATAATCTTCAATTATTAAGTAAATATTGTCTTATTTTCTTTATGATTGTAGGTAGGGTAGAGTTATTAACAATTTTACTTTTGATAAAAAAATTCCTTTTTAAAAATTAA
- a CDS encoding amino acid ABC transporter permease, giving the protein MNFKLKDILPQLITVTAVVLVFGFFTYNAQINMENRGIDFGYGFLSQESSFDVQFSLIEYDGSHSYFRAYLVGLLNTILVSVIGIIIATILGVIVGVARLSPNYLINKFAAFYVEFFRNIPLLLQIFFWYFAALRALPLPQDAEAMFGVFFLTIKGLYVPAFIWQNFSVFFYSIVAAIIAIIVIRIHAKRVQANQGKQIPVFLISIGLIFILPLLSFLIGGVSLSFEVPVLKQLATTSFIYEGGVSLPPELIALTLSLSLYTATFIAECVRAGIQGVGKGQKEAAASIGLTPNQVLKLVIMPQALRIIIPPTTNQYLNLTKNSSLAAAIAYPDLVLVFAGTALMQTGKAIEIVSITMFTYLTLSISISLLMNWYNKKIAIQEK; this is encoded by the coding sequence GTGAATTTTAAACTTAAAGATATTCTTCCACAATTAATTACAGTTACTGCTGTTGTTTTAGTCTTTGGTTTTTTTACTTATAACGCACAAATCAATATGGAAAACAGAGGTATTGATTTTGGTTATGGATTTTTATCTCAAGAGTCATCGTTCGATGTTCAATTTTCTTTAATAGAGTACGATGGTTCACATTCATATTTTAGAGCGTATTTAGTTGGATTATTAAATACAATTCTTGTTTCAGTTATTGGTATTATAATTGCAACTATTTTAGGTGTAATAGTTGGTGTAGCAAGATTATCACCTAATTATCTTATAAATAAATTTGCAGCTTTTTATGTTGAATTCTTCAGAAATATTCCGTTGCTACTTCAAATATTCTTTTGGTACTTTGCAGCATTAAGAGCTTTACCACTTCCACAAGATGCAGAGGCAATGTTTGGTGTTTTTTTCTTAACTATTAAAGGATTATATGTTCCAGCATTCATCTGGCAAAATTTTAGTGTTTTCTTTTATTCAATAGTTGCAGCAATAATTGCAATAATTGTTATTCGTATTCATGCTAAAAGAGTTCAAGCAAACCAAGGAAAACAAATACCAGTATTTTTGATATCAATAGGATTAATATTCATTTTACCTCTTTTAAGTTTTTTAATTGGTGGAGTAAGTCTTTCATTTGAGGTTCCTGTTTTAAAACAGTTGGCAACAACATCTTTTATTTATGAGGGAGGAGTAAGTTTACCTCCAGAATTGATAGCCCTTACTTTATCTTTATCTCTTTACACAGCTACTTTTATAGCAGAATGTGTAAGAGCAGGAATTCAAGGTGTTGGTAAAGGACAAAAAGAGGCGGCAGCATCAATAGGATTAACTCCAAATCAGGTACTTAAACTTGTAATTATGCCTCAAGCTTTAAGAATAATAATTCCACCAACAACAAATCAATATCTAAATTTAACAAAAAACTCTTCATTAGCAGCAGCGATTGCTTATCCAGATTTAGTTTTGGTTTTTGCAGGAACTGCATTAATGCAAACTGGTAAAGCTATTGAAATAGTTTCTATAACTATGTTTACTTATTTAACCTTAAGTATTTCAATCTCACTTTTAATGAATTGGTACAACAAAAAAATTGCAATACAGGAAAAATGA
- a CDS encoding amino acid ABC transporter permease, translating into MSKINFLKPDKDKLNTFLYLGSFLFFISVLDVFFNAFFSLNLTSFLPGFLSFLLPLILGFIGLYFIRIEFSGIKQLDLLNKHINTNNFNALLSLLIIFVIIKSIPPILSWFVVDASFAGDTKDVCTGSGACWTYIKVWMRRFMYGMYPNAEQWRINLSFIALVLMGSVGYFATDRFKKYLTLYYVVIYPLIAFLFIFFFISGGPVFFDFSYGIIAAILSIIIGFFIPAKYKFYYFLIVPLALYITLKYFIFFEEYIELGKLDGLNWVETGAWGGLSLTFIISFFCLIFCFPIGMAFALGRRSNFPLIRYISVGFIEFWRGVPLITVLFMSAVMFPMFLPEDFFIDKLVRAIIAISLFEAAYVAEVIRGGLQALPRGQYEAAKSLGMGYWKMHIFVILPQALKLVIPGIANTFLALVKDTPLIFVVGLLEIVGMLNLAKTNPEWLGFAMEGYVFAAIIFWIICYAMSKYSYNLEQKYKTDR; encoded by the coding sequence ATGTCAAAAATAAATTTTTTAAAACCTGATAAAGATAAACTAAATACTTTCTTATACTTAGGCTCTTTTTTATTTTTTATTAGTGTATTGGATGTTTTTTTTAATGCATTTTTTAGTTTAAATTTAACTAGTTTCTTACCAGGTTTTTTAAGTTTTTTATTACCATTAATATTAGGTTTTATTGGACTTTATTTCATAAGGATAGAATTTAGTGGGATAAAACAATTAGATCTTTTAAATAAGCATATTAATACTAATAACTTTAATGCACTTTTATCATTACTTATAATATTTGTAATTATTAAATCCATTCCACCAATTCTTAGTTGGTTTGTAGTAGATGCTAGTTTTGCTGGTGACACTAAAGATGTTTGTACTGGCTCAGGAGCATGCTGGACGTATATTAAAGTTTGGATGAGAAGATTCATGTATGGCATGTACCCTAATGCTGAGCAATGGAGAATAAATTTATCATTTATAGCCTTAGTATTAATGGGATCAGTTGGTTATTTTGCTACTGATAGATTTAAGAAATACTTAACACTATACTATGTAGTTATTTATCCTCTGATTGCATTTTTGTTTATCTTTTTCTTTATATCTGGTGGCCCCGTATTTTTTGATTTTTCATATGGGATTATTGCTGCTATTTTATCTATTATTATTGGTTTTTTTATACCTGCTAAATATAAGTTTTATTATTTTTTAATTGTACCCTTAGCTCTGTATATAACTTTAAAGTATTTTATATTTTTTGAGGAATATATTGAGTTAGGTAAATTAGATGGTCTAAATTGGGTAGAGACAGGTGCCTGGGGAGGATTATCTTTAACATTTATAATATCTTTTTTCTGCTTAATTTTCTGTTTTCCAATAGGAATGGCTTTTGCTTTAGGTAGAAGATCAAATTTTCCTCTAATTAGATATATTTCAGTTGGCTTTATTGAATTTTGGCGAGGCGTACCTTTGATAACAGTACTATTTATGTCAGCAGTAATGTTTCCGATGTTTCTACCAGAGGATTTCTTCATTGATAAGTTAGTAAGAGCAATTATTGCAATTTCATTATTTGAAGCTGCTTATGTGGCAGAAGTTATACGTGGTGGTTTACAAGCTTTACCGAGAGGCCAATATGAAGCTGCAAAATCATTAGGCATGGGTTATTGGAAAATGCACATATTTGTTATACTTCCACAAGCACTTAAACTAGTAATTCCTGGAATTGCCAATACATTCCTTGCTTTAGTTAAAGATACACCATTAATATTTGTTGTAGGTTTACTAGAAATAGTTGGAATGTTAAATTTAGCCAAAACTAATCCAGAATGGTTAGGTTTTGCTATGGAAGGTTATGTTTTTGCTGCAATAATTTTCTGGATTATTTGTTACGCAATGAGTAAATATAGCTATAATTTAGAACAAAAATATAAAACAGATAGATAG
- a CDS encoding amino acid ABC transporter ATP-binding protein, which translates to MSDSIIQINNMNKWFGDFQVLKKINLEVKPKEKIVVCGPSGSGKSTLIRCINRLEEHQEGNIIVDGTELTEDTKNIEQIRAEVGMVFQQFNLFPHLSILDNCTLAPIWVKKMPKKEAEELALKHLERVQILDQAQKYPGQLSGGQQQRAAIARALCMEPKIMLFDEPTSALDPEMIKEVLDVMVNLAKQGMTMIVVTHEMGFAKEVADQMIFMDEGMIVEKADTKEFFANPKSDRTKLFLSQIL; encoded by the coding sequence ATGTCAGATAGTATTATCCAAATTAATAATATGAACAAATGGTTTGGTGACTTTCAAGTTCTAAAAAAGATTAATTTAGAAGTTAAACCAAAAGAAAAAATTGTGGTATGTGGTCCATCAGGATCTGGAAAATCAACTTTAATTAGATGCATCAATAGACTAGAGGAACATCAAGAGGGAAATATTATTGTTGATGGAACTGAATTAACAGAAGATACAAAAAATATTGAGCAAATAAGAGCTGAAGTTGGTATGGTGTTCCAACAATTTAATTTGTTTCCGCATTTGTCAATATTAGATAATTGTACATTAGCTCCTATTTGGGTAAAAAAAATGCCAAAGAAAGAGGCGGAAGAACTAGCATTAAAACATTTAGAAAGAGTACAAATTCTTGATCAAGCACAAAAATATCCAGGCCAATTATCTGGAGGACAACAACAAAGAGCTGCAATAGCAAGAGCTTTATGTATGGAGCCAAAAATAATGCTTTTTGATGAACCTACATCAGCTTTAGACCCTGAGATGATTAAAGAAGTGCTTGATGTAATGGTTAATCTTGCAAAACAAGGTATGACTATGATTGTTGTAACACATGAAATGGGTTTTGCTAAAGAAGTTGCTGATCAAATGATATTCATGGATGAAGGAATGATAGTAGAAAAAGCGGATACTAAGGAATTTTTTGCTAATCCTAAGAGTGATAGGACTAAACTTTTCCTCAGCCAGATACTATAG
- the trkA gene encoding Trk system potassium transporter TrkA, producing the protein MNIIICGAGRVGFTIAKLLSEQGHSITVIDQSSEDIQKINDSLDVKAIVGKATYPSILEKANAAETDMIIAVTRNDEINMLICQIAYSIFNIPKKISRIRSQDYLNPKFTRVYNKENLPIDVIISPEIEIARSIQRKLEAPGALDSVPFAEKQIRLLEILIKDNCKLIGLKLNELTNKFPNLDANIIAIIREDKSFIPKKTDQIKENDKIYVIINSSQMAETLEAFGHTEKISKKILIIGGGNIGYNLAKNIEDTLEGVRVKIVEKDKLRSEYLANELNNTIVINGNGLDEEVLSEANLDEAETVLALTNDDEDNLMVSVLVEKFAKDQKDIEDKRTMALINKPNYSLLQSSLKIDDLIDPRMNTVSSILKHIHKGTIENAYTISNGEYEVIEAEIIESSELINKELKNSNLPDEIRIGAVLRNKKVIIPKSNFVFKKDDQIVLIVKKDAIGVVENLFRLSSV; encoded by the coding sequence ATGAATATTATAATTTGTGGTGCTGGAAGAGTAGGTTTCACTATTGCTAAATTACTTAGTGAACAGGGTCATTCTATTACTGTAATTGATCAATCAAGTGAAGATATACAAAAAATTAATGACTCACTTGATGTTAAAGCAATAGTTGGTAAAGCAACCTATCCTTCAATACTTGAAAAAGCTAATGCAGCTGAAACTGATATGATAATAGCAGTTACTAGAAATGACGAAATTAACATGTTAATTTGTCAAATAGCATACTCTATTTTTAATATTCCAAAAAAAATTTCCAGAATTAGATCCCAAGATTATCTAAATCCAAAATTTACTAGAGTTTATAATAAAGAAAATTTACCAATAGACGTAATAATTTCGCCAGAAATTGAAATTGCAAGATCAATACAAAGGAAATTAGAAGCACCAGGGGCTCTAGATAGCGTCCCATTTGCAGAAAAACAAATTAGACTTTTAGAGATACTTATTAAAGATAATTGTAAATTAATAGGTTTAAAGTTAAATGAATTAACAAATAAATTTCCAAATTTGGATGCAAACATAATTGCAATTATTAGGGAGGATAAATCTTTTATTCCGAAAAAAACTGATCAAATAAAAGAAAATGATAAGATTTATGTGATAATAAATTCATCCCAAATGGCTGAAACTTTAGAGGCCTTTGGTCATACTGAAAAAATATCTAAAAAGATTTTGATAATTGGTGGAGGTAATATTGGTTATAATCTTGCTAAAAACATTGAGGATACACTAGAGGGTGTGAGAGTAAAAATTGTAGAAAAAGATAAATTACGATCAGAATACCTTGCTAATGAACTCAATAATACAATTGTCATTAATGGTAATGGATTAGATGAAGAAGTTTTATCAGAGGCGAATCTTGATGAGGCAGAAACTGTTCTAGCACTTACAAACGATGATGAAGATAATTTGATGGTGAGTGTTCTTGTTGAAAAATTCGCTAAAGATCAAAAAGATATTGAAGATAAAAGAACAATGGCTCTCATTAATAAACCAAACTATTCTCTTTTACAGTCTTCATTAAAAATTGATGATTTAATTGATCCAAGAATGAATACAGTTTCAAGTATTTTAAAACATATTCATAAAGGTACAATTGAAAATGCTTATACAATTTCAAATGGTGAATATGAAGTAATTGAGGCAGAAATAATTGAGTCTTCAGAATTGATTAATAAAGAATTAAAAAATTCAAACTTACCAGATGAAATAAGAATCGGAGCTGTTTTAAGAAACAAGAAGGTAATTATCCCAAAATCTAATTTTGTTTTTAAAAAGGATGATCAAATTGTTTTAATTGTGAAAAAAGATGCAATAGGGGTCGTAGAAAATCTTTTTAGACTTAGCTCTGTTTAA
- a CDS encoding amino acid ABC transporter substrate-binding protein: protein MFKYLKQLTSLVAMVAVLFTFTTESMAAKKSKTLKNTQKKGFVRCGVSQGLPGFSNADAAGNWTGVDVDVCRAVAAAVLGDANKVKFTPLSAKERFTALTSGEIDILSRNTTWTLSRDADIGLTFVGVNFYDGQGFMVRKSSGITSTSQFKDGISACTNIGTTTELNMRDFFNSKGIKYEPVAFEKADEVVAAYDAGRCDTYTTDKSGLAAQRTKMKNPDEHIVLPETISKEPLGPVVRQGDAVWEDIVRWSLNTMIEAEEYGITSANADMMKTSDNPAIKRLVGAEGELGAAFGLDNDWSLRIIKQVGNYGESYKRNIADTGILPDRGPNQLWTKGGILYVPPAR, encoded by the coding sequence ATGTTTAAATACTTAAAACAATTAACTTCTTTAGTTGCTATGGTAGCTGTGTTGTTCACTTTTACAACAGAGTCTATGGCTGCTAAAAAATCTAAAACACTTAAAAACACTCAAAAAAAGGGTTTTGTAAGATGTGGAGTATCTCAAGGTCTTCCAGGATTTTCTAATGCTGATGCTGCAGGAAATTGGACTGGTGTTGACGTTGATGTATGTAGAGCGGTAGCTGCTGCAGTATTAGGTGATGCAAACAAAGTTAAGTTTACACCACTAAGTGCTAAAGAAAGATTTACGGCTTTAACTTCTGGTGAGATTGATATCTTATCAAGAAACACAACTTGGACTCTTTCTAGAGATGCTGATATCGGACTTACTTTCGTAGGTGTGAACTTTTACGATGGACAAGGTTTCATGGTAAGAAAAAGTTCAGGTATTACTTCAACAAGCCAATTCAAAGATGGTATCTCAGCTTGTACTAACATTGGTACAACAACTGAGTTGAATATGAGAGATTTCTTTAATTCAAAAGGAATCAAATATGAGCCAGTTGCTTTCGAAAAAGCTGATGAAGTTGTAGCTGCTTACGATGCAGGTAGATGTGATACTTACACTACTGATAAATCTGGTTTAGCTGCTCAAAGAACAAAAATGAAGAATCCTGATGAACACATTGTTCTACCAGAAACTATTTCTAAAGAACCTTTAGGACCAGTTGTTAGACAAGGTGATGCAGTTTGGGAAGATATCGTAAGATGGTCTTTGAACACTATGATCGAAGCTGAAGAGTATGGTATTACTTCAGCAAATGCAGACATGATGAAAACTTCTGATAACCCAGCTATTAAAAGATTAGTTGGAGCTGAGGGTGAATTAGGTGCTGCTTTTGGTCTAGATAATGACTGGAGCTTGAGAATTATCAAGCAAGTTGGTAACTACGGTGAAAGTTATAAGAGAAATATAGCTGACACTGGAATTTTGCCAGATAGAGGTCCAAACCAATTATGGACTAAGGGCGGAATACTTTACGTTCCACCTGCAAGATAA
- a CDS encoding valine--tRNA ligase produces MSDKYIHSNVEDKIYSYWEKNKLFKPQKNSKKFSVVIPPPNVTGSLHMGHALNNSIQDMLVRYYRMNNYETLWQPGTDHAGIATQALVERKLEKENQNKNTLGREKFIEKVWDWKNQYGDIIINQLKKLGCSCDWSRNAFTMDENLSKSVIKVFVELHKKKLIYKAEKLVNWDTVLKTAISDLEVDQREMNSKIYYIRYPINKSSEFITIATTRPETMLGDTAIAVNPKDKRYKSFVGKTVTIPIVGRKIKIIKDNYADPEQGTGALKITPAHDFNDYDVGQRNKLEIINVFTEDGKINKNAPKDYVGLDRFDARKKILNELKEKDYFVKEENIKNKVPYGDRSNSVIEPFLTEQWFVDAKKLAIKAKKIVKTKKTNFFPNNWSKTYFQWMNNIEPWCVSRQLWWGHQIPAWYGPDNKIFVALNEKEASEQAKKHYKKDVKLVRDPDVLDTWFSSGLWPFATLGWPDKKDFVKKFYPTTVLVTGFDIIFFWVARMIMFGMEFLNKEPFKDIYVHALVRDEKGQKMSKSKGNVIDPLDLIEKYSADALRFTLLSMASPGTDVKLSEDRVKGYRNFLNKLWNANNFLITNNCDFNKTDKVPKTSLNINKWIYSELIEIKDKIQKNIKDYRFDEAAKNAYQFAWHSYCDWYIELSKTILYSDDEKSKKEVKEVSAYVFKQILIMLHPFIPFVTEEIWLKNKLDKSNKNFLMYKNWPSGKVKKDKSQKDVEKIINIISEIRSFKNELNVSPGSFVDLSMNKIAKKNRSLMDNNEIILKKLGRINNFFEKDQDRPSATLVISGDIFKIYFDENVDLSLIKENLLKRQTKYQDELNKISQRLSNKGFVDRAPKNIVEQEKTNYSNLKNDIKKISLTIESL; encoded by the coding sequence ATGAGCGATAAATATATACATTCCAATGTAGAAGATAAGATCTATTCGTATTGGGAAAAAAATAAACTATTTAAACCTCAAAAAAACTCTAAAAAATTTTCAGTCGTAATTCCGCCACCAAATGTAACAGGAAGTTTACATATGGGACATGCTTTAAATAATTCAATTCAAGACATGCTAGTTCGATATTACAGAATGAATAATTATGAAACTTTATGGCAACCAGGTACAGATCATGCTGGTATTGCAACTCAGGCACTTGTTGAAAGAAAACTTGAAAAAGAAAATCAAAATAAAAATACATTAGGAAGAGAAAAATTTATTGAAAAGGTTTGGGATTGGAAAAATCAGTATGGTGATATAATTATCAATCAATTAAAAAAACTAGGTTGTTCATGTGATTGGTCCAGAAATGCTTTTACTATGGATGAAAATTTATCTAAATCTGTAATTAAGGTATTTGTTGAATTACATAAAAAGAAACTAATCTACAAAGCAGAAAAATTAGTAAATTGGGATACAGTATTAAAAACTGCAATTTCAGATTTAGAAGTAGATCAAAGAGAAATGAACTCTAAGATTTACTATATTAGGTATCCAATAAATAAATCATCAGAATTTATTACTATAGCTACAACTAGGCCTGAGACTATGCTTGGGGACACAGCGATTGCAGTAAATCCAAAAGATAAAAGATATAAAAGTTTTGTTGGCAAAACAGTCACTATACCTATTGTAGGTAGAAAAATTAAAATAATTAAAGACAATTATGCGGACCCAGAACAAGGTACAGGAGCACTAAAAATTACCCCAGCACATGATTTTAATGATTATGATGTAGGTCAGAGAAATAAACTCGAAATAATAAATGTTTTTACTGAAGATGGTAAAATAAATAAAAATGCACCTAAGGATTATGTAGGCTTGGATAGATTTGATGCCCGAAAAAAAATATTAAATGAACTTAAAGAAAAAGATTATTTTGTTAAAGAGGAAAATATAAAAAATAAAGTTCCTTATGGAGATAGATCTAATTCTGTTATCGAACCTTTTTTAACTGAGCAATGGTTTGTTGATGCAAAAAAATTAGCTATCAAAGCAAAAAAAATTGTTAAAACCAAAAAAACAAATTTTTTTCCAAATAATTGGTCTAAAACTTATTTTCAATGGATGAATAATATTGAGCCTTGGTGTGTCTCTAGACAGTTGTGGTGGGGTCATCAAATCCCAGCATGGTATGGACCTGACAATAAAATATTTGTTGCTTTAAATGAAAAAGAAGCAAGCGAGCAAGCTAAGAAACATTACAAAAAAGATGTAAAATTAGTTAGGGATCCTGACGTATTAGATACTTGGTTTTCTTCTGGTTTATGGCCGTTTGCAACTTTAGGATGGCCAGATAAAAAAGATTTCGTAAAAAAGTTTTATCCAACCACAGTTTTAGTAACTGGTTTTGATATAATTTTTTTCTGGGTTGCAAGAATGATTATGTTTGGAATGGAATTTCTTAATAAAGAACCTTTCAAAGATATATATGTTCACGCTTTAGTAAGAGATGAAAAAGGACAAAAAATGTCTAAATCTAAAGGCAATGTAATTGATCCATTAGACTTAATCGAAAAATATAGTGCAGATGCATTACGATTTACTCTGCTTTCAATGGCTTCACCTGGAACTGATGTAAAACTTTCTGAAGATAGAGTTAAAGGGTATAGGAACTTTTTAAATAAATTGTGGAATGCAAATAATTTTTTAATCACAAATAATTGTGATTTTAATAAGACTGATAAAGTTCCTAAAACTAGCTTAAATATCAATAAATGGATTTATTCTGAATTGATTGAAATAAAAGATAAAATTCAAAAAAATATTAAAGACTATCGATTTGATGAGGCAGCCAAAAATGCTTATCAATTTGCTTGGCATTCATATTGTGACTGGTATATCGAACTTTCAAAGACAATCCTATATTCAGATGATGAAAAATCAAAAAAAGAGGTAAAAGAGGTATCAGCTTATGTATTTAAACAAATACTTATTATGCTTCATCCATTTATCCCATTTGTCACTGAGGAAATATGGTTAAAAAATAAGCTTGATAAATCGAATAAGAATTTCCTTATGTATAAAAATTGGCCATCAGGAAAAGTTAAAAAAGATAAATCTCAAAAGGATGTAGAGAAAATCATCAATATTATCTCAGAAATAAGATCTTTTAAAAATGAGTTAAATGTCAGTCCAGGTTCATTTGTAGATCTTTCTATGAATAAGATAGCTAAAAAAAATCGATCTTTAATGGATAATAACGAAATAATCTTAAAAAAACTTGGTCGTATCAATAATTTTTTTGAAAAGGATCAAGATAGGCCCTCTGCAACTCTTGTAATTTCAGGTGACATTTTTAAGATTTATTTTGATGAAAATGTTGACTTAAGTTTAATCAAAGAAAATTTACTAAAAAGACAAACAAAATATCAAGATGAATTAAATAAGATTTCACAACGATTATCAAATAAAGGATTTGTCGATAGGGCACCAAAAAATATTGTTGAACAAGAAAAAACTAACTATAGTAACTTAAAAAATGATATCAAAAAAATATCTTTAACAATTGAAAGTTTATAA